Proteins encoded within one genomic window of Deltaproteobacteria bacterium:
- a CDS encoding 30S ribosomal protein S21 — MSNVRVKDGESFEAALRRFKKSVEKAGILTELRKREHYEKPSVRKKRKAAQAKKRVVRRSFGPR, encoded by the coding sequence ATGTCGAATGTACGAGTCAAAGACGGCGAGAGTTTCGAAGCGGCGTTGCGGCGGTTCAAGAAATCGGTCGAAAAGGCCGGTATCCTGACGGAATTGCGCAAGCGCGAGCATTACGAGAAGCCGAGTGTGCGGAAGAAGCGGAAGGCCGCGCAGGCCAAGAAGCGCGTCGTGCGGCGGAGTTTCGGACCAAGATAG
- a CDS encoding TonB-dependent receptor has translation MIIALSAFVGVARTAVAAEVPDGAVLPAVVVTAPEERAAAPTAFHTVIRPAEQPQSFTTVTELLATAPGTQVRQLGSPGQFASVTIRGSSAEQVAVYLDGARLNSAGTGVVDLATIPLGAVDRIEVIRGGGSAQFGSDAIGGVVNISTANAPLGTTTAASVTGGSFLTLQGNASFAHRDDTQRVLISATHWSSDGDFSFHPSTTTLAGTTLAGNTARVREHNRTLGESLLLQYGTQSDAHTEFRATNDFYFGDRQLPGLEVEATQLAPLNPLEATQQLYRDTATAGITFTDLGTEGLQLDIGLNNVFEVNRFDDPSPALGPAIARTAYSNGLNPHVRMAYTRGNATFTNTLAARYDFRFDLFDDRARNRTTTAAGTQVRDTHTLLLHDEWQPWRDRLFVAPSLRLTTTPTVTRHAEYRLGILGRPLPWLALLGNIETAHRLPTLLELYHPDQGFIRGNPDLDAERAWHWDAGARIETAVVQADVAYFQQHIHNSILFVPISATTIAPINTFAVRSDGIEASATLQPWEWMRLSANYTWLRAAFRSTGLQLPGRPRHAATARLELAHDLSARLRGSGYTEGHWVGAMPLNVDNTVFIAGRVTLDVGLKATWQPRTGHEYFAALEARNVSNVQIYDARGFPQPRRAFYLTVGGKWG, from the coding sequence ATGATCATCGCGCTCTCCGCGTTTGTGGGGGTGGCGCGGACCGCTGTGGCGGCGGAAGTCCCGGACGGCGCGGTGTTGCCGGCGGTGGTGGTGACGGCGCCGGAGGAAAGAGCGGCAGCGCCGACGGCGTTTCATACGGTGATTCGGCCGGCGGAACAGCCGCAGAGTTTTACTACGGTCACGGAATTGCTGGCCACGGCGCCGGGGACGCAAGTGCGGCAGCTCGGATCGCCGGGGCAGTTTGCGTCAGTGACCATCCGCGGATCGAGCGCGGAACAAGTGGCCGTCTATTTAGATGGCGCGCGGCTTAATAGTGCGGGCACCGGTGTCGTGGATCTGGCAACGATTCCGCTCGGCGCGGTCGATCGGATCGAAGTGATTCGCGGCGGCGGCTCCGCGCAATTCGGCAGCGACGCGATCGGCGGCGTAGTGAACATTTCGACCGCGAACGCGCCGCTCGGGACGACGACCGCGGCCTCGGTCACCGGCGGTTCATTCCTGACGCTGCAAGGCAATGCGAGTTTTGCGCATCGCGATGACACGCAGCGCGTGCTGATCAGCGCCACGCATTGGAGCAGCGACGGCGATTTCTCGTTCCACCCCAGCACCACGACGTTGGCCGGAACCACGCTGGCCGGCAACACCGCACGCGTCCGGGAACATAATCGCACGCTCGGCGAATCGCTGCTGTTGCAATACGGCACGCAATCGGACGCCCACACGGAATTCCGCGCCACCAACGATTTCTATTTCGGCGATCGCCAACTCCCCGGTCTTGAAGTCGAGGCGACGCAACTCGCACCGCTCAATCCATTGGAGGCCACGCAGCAACTTTATCGCGACACCGCGACCGCAGGCATAACGTTTACAGACCTCGGCACGGAGGGGCTGCAGCTCGATATCGGTCTCAACAATGTCTTCGAAGTGAATCGGTTCGACGACCCGAGTCCCGCGCTCGGACCGGCCATTGCGCGCACTGCGTACAGCAACGGACTCAATCCGCATGTGCGCATGGCCTATACGCGCGGTAACGCCACGTTCACGAACACGCTCGCCGCGCGCTACGATTTTCGCTTCGACCTCTTTGATGATCGCGCGCGCAATCGAACCACGACGGCGGCCGGCACGCAGGTGCGCGACACGCACACGCTGTTGTTGCACGACGAATGGCAACCGTGGCGGGATCGACTGTTCGTCGCGCCGAGCCTTCGCCTGACGACGACGCCGACCGTCACACGCCATGCGGAATATCGGCTCGGCATCTTGGGCCGGCCGCTCCCATGGCTCGCGTTGCTCGGCAATATCGAAACGGCGCATCGCTTACCGACGTTGTTGGAACTCTATCACCCGGATCAAGGCTTCATCCGCGGGAATCCGGACCTCGACGCCGAACGCGCCTGGCATTGGGACGCCGGCGCGCGCATCGAAACGGCCGTCGTGCAAGCGGACGTGGCCTACTTTCAGCAGCACATCCACAATTCGATCCTGTTCGTCCCGATCAGCGCCACGACCATCGCCCCGATCAATACGTTTGCAGTCCGCAGCGACGGCATCGAAGCGAGTGCCACGCTGCAACCGTGGGAGTGGATGCGTCTCTCCGCGAACTATACGTGGCTGCGCGCCGCGTTTCGCAGCACCGGCTTGCAACTCCCGGGACGCCCACGCCATGCGGCCACGGCACGGTTGGAACTCGCGCACGATCTCTCCGCCCGCCTCCGCGGCAGCGGCTATACCGAAGGCCATTGGGTCGGCGCGATGCCGCTCAACGTCGACAACACCGTCTTCATCGCCGGCCGCGTCACATTGGACGTCGGCCTGAAGGCCACTTGGCAACCGCGCACCGGACACGAATACTTCGCCGCCCTCGAAGCCCGCAACGTGAGCAACGTGCAAATCTACGACGCGCGCGGGTTCCCACAACCGCGCCGCGCGTTCTATCTGACCGTGGGGGGGAAATGGGGATGA
- a CDS encoding ABC transporter substrate-binding protein has product MPQRIVSLKPNITEILFALGVGDRVVGVTTWCDFPAAARALPKVADYVRPNLEAILALRPDLVIASRENSLRAPIERLSQWQIPVLLTDFTSVESLRTAITAIATRVGAEPAGARLTQQIAAAIAPPPTAATPAPRVLLLVGHYPPVAAGPASLLGELLRYAGAQNVITAPQPLYPQLSREQLLALQPDVILDAATSMEGVSNSNAKCKMQNTKCKMVDIDLLRAGPRVAAGIAALRDAIAAATEPEPTP; this is encoded by the coding sequence ATGCCGCAACGGATCGTGTCGCTGAAACCCAACATCACGGAAATCCTCTTCGCCCTCGGCGTCGGCGACCGCGTCGTCGGCGTGACGACGTGGTGCGACTTCCCGGCTGCGGCGCGCGCCCTCCCGAAAGTGGCGGATTACGTGCGTCCGAACTTGGAAGCCATACTAGCACTACGACCGGACTTGGTGATCGCCTCGCGCGAAAACTCGCTGCGCGCCCCGATTGAACGCTTGAGTCAATGGCAGATTCCCGTCTTACTCACGGACTTTACTTCAGTGGAGTCCCTGCGCACCGCGATTACGGCCATTGCCACGCGCGTCGGCGCGGAACCCGCCGGCGCCCGACTCACCCAACAAATCGCCGCTGCGATCGCGCCGCCTCCAACCGCCGCCACGCCCGCGCCGCGCGTCTTGTTGTTGGTCGGCCACTACCCTCCAGTGGCCGCCGGTCCCGCCTCGTTACTCGGTGAACTGTTGCGATACGCCGGCGCGCAAAATGTCATCACCGCGCCGCAACCCCTCTACCCGCAACTGAGCCGCGAACAGCTGCTGGCATTGCAACCGGATGTCATCCTCGATGCCGCCACCTCGATGGAAGGCGTGAGCAACAGCAATGCAAAGTGCAAAATGCAAAATACAAAATGCAAAATGGTGGACATCGATCTGTTGCGCGCCGGACCGCGTGTCGCTGCGGGCATTGCGGCCCTCCGCGACGCTATTGCTGCAGCAACCGAGCCGGAGCCAACGCCATGA
- a CDS encoding iron ABC transporter permease, producing MIRRTALIFMTLGGLLLAALLIGLDVGPSSITLWSPAADLKTAILWQTRLPRLLLAMLVGGGLAGAGVAYQALLHNPLADPYILGVAGGAALGSALAVACNGTWPWVLACAFLASLLTMAAIFSIARRPARYFAHSLLLTGVVCNAFAFALIMLLHTFVPIQRGQEILFLLMGTLAIAGPEVLPVAGLTIGLGSLVLFWRARALDTLALGEETACSLGIAVQRLQWEIFVAGSLMVGTVVAVSGLIGFVGLFIPHAMRLLVGHRHRLLIPAATLAGAAFLSLADTVARAALSRGTVQTELPVGVITALVGAPCFVWLLRKT from the coding sequence ATGATCCGCCGCACCGCGCTCATATTCATGACCCTCGGTGGTTTGCTGCTCGCCGCACTGCTGATCGGTCTGGATGTCGGTCCGTCGTCGATCACGTTGTGGAGCCCCGCCGCGGATTTGAAAACGGCGATCCTGTGGCAGACGCGGCTCCCGCGACTATTGCTCGCCATGTTGGTCGGTGGCGGATTGGCCGGCGCCGGCGTCGCGTATCAAGCCTTGCTGCACAATCCGTTGGCCGACCCGTATATCCTCGGCGTGGCCGGCGGCGCTGCGCTCGGGAGCGCACTGGCCGTCGCCTGCAACGGGACTTGGCCATGGGTCCTCGCATGCGCCTTTCTGGCCAGCTTGCTCACGATGGCGGCGATTTTCTCCATCGCTCGCCGACCCGCGCGCTACTTCGCCCACAGCCTGCTGTTGACCGGCGTCGTCTGTAACGCGTTCGCCTTCGCACTGATTATGTTGCTGCACACCTTCGTGCCGATCCAACGCGGCCAAGAAATCCTCTTTCTGTTGATGGGCACCTTAGCGATCGCGGGACCGGAAGTCCTGCCGGTCGCTGGCCTCACCATCGGACTCGGCAGTCTCGTGCTCTTCTGGCGCGCCCGCGCGCTCGACACGCTCGCACTCGGTGAAGAAACCGCGTGCTCGCTCGGCATCGCCGTTCAACGTTTGCAGTGGGAAATTTTTGTCGCCGGATCGCTGATGGTCGGCACCGTCGTCGCCGTCAGCGGATTGATCGGCTTTGTCGGCCTCTTCATCCCGCACGCGATGCGCTTACTCGTGGGGCATCGGCACCGGCTCCTGATCCCCGCCGCCACGCTGGCGGGCGCGGCCTTCCTGAGCCTCGCCGACACCGTCGCACGCGCCGCACTCTCCCGCGGCACCGTGCAAACCGAACTCCCCGTCGGCGTGATTACGGCGTTAGTGGGCGCACCGTGTTTTGTCTGGCTGTTGCGAAAAACGTGA
- a CDS encoding ABC transporter ATP-binding protein — protein sequence MQNDGLEDIALRCEQLSFSYGPHAVLHDCTFACPSGQITVLMGPNGVGKSTLLKLCAGLLSPQHGTVRCCGASLQTRTPRQRARMIAYVPQQLHCPFPLAVREFVGLGRVPHESWFPHRTAADTAAIDTALHDLDLLPLAARPIHSLSGGEWQRAQLARALAQQPHLLLLDEPTLHLDLHHQHHLIAQLRTLCADRRLTILCALHDLNLALRNADHLLLLSHGTIAAAGTPTQLADPALFSRLFDVPLHYDTALCTGPIPATE from the coding sequence ATGCAAAATGACGGACTGGAAGACATCGCACTCCGCTGCGAGCAACTCAGTTTCTCCTACGGCCCCCATGCAGTCCTCCACGACTGCACATTTGCCTGCCCCAGCGGGCAAATCACGGTGCTGATGGGCCCGAACGGTGTCGGCAAATCGACGCTGCTCAAGCTCTGCGCCGGACTACTATCCCCACAGCACGGCACCGTGCGCTGCTGCGGCGCATCGCTCCAGACCCGCACGCCACGCCAGCGCGCACGCATGATTGCGTATGTCCCCCAACAACTCCACTGCCCTTTTCCACTCGCCGTGCGCGAATTCGTCGGCCTCGGCCGCGTCCCGCACGAATCGTGGTTTCCGCACCGCACCGCCGCCGACACCGCCGCGATCGACACCGCGTTACACGATCTGGACCTCCTTCCGCTCGCCGCGCGCCCGATCCATTCCCTCTCCGGCGGCGAATGGCAGCGCGCCCAACTTGCCCGCGCGCTGGCGCAACAACCGCACCTGCTGCTGCTCGACGAGCCGACCTTGCACCTCGACCTCCACCACCAACACCATTTGATCGCACAACTCCGCACGCTCTGTGCCGACCGCCGACTGACGATCCTCTGCGCCCTCCACGACCTCAACCTCGCACTCCGCAACGCCGACCATCTGCTCCTCTTGTCCCACGGCACCATCGCCGCCGCCGGCACCCCCACCCAACTCGCCGACCCCGCCCTCTTCAGCCGCCTCTTCGACGTCCCACTCCACTACGATACAGCCCTCTGCACCGGCCCCATCCCAGCCACCGAGTAA
- a CDS encoding TonB family protein: MRMKPQRASMSAASARKPKPTRAPRMGLADRPSMVENFQERLSGETVQGGHQPTADATLARIYDRLARARHYPPLARARRHVGSPVVRFQIQPDGSIADLNLLTSCGIPLLDDAALQTVRRAAPFPYFPRPITVPIQYRLSPQ; this comes from the coding sequence ATGCGGATGAAACCGCAGCGCGCGAGCATGAGCGCGGCTTCGGCGCGTAAGCCGAAGCCGACGCGTGCCCCCCGGATGGGACTCGCCGACCGACCGTCCATGGTCGAGAATTTTCAAGAGCGACTCTCTGGAGAGACCGTACAAGGGGGCCATCAACCAACTGCCGACGCCACCCTCGCCCGCATCTATGACCGCCTCGCCCGCGCGCGCCACTACCCGCCGCTCGCCCGCGCGCGCCGGCACGTCGGGAGTCCCGTCGTCCGTTTTCAAATTCAACCCGATGGTTCGATTGCCGACTTGAACTTACTCACGTCCTGCGGAATTCCGCTCCTCGATGACGCCGCCCTCCAAACCGTCCGCCGCGCCGCGCCCTTCCCCTACTTCCCCCGCCCCATCACCGTTCCGATCCAATACCGATTGAGCCCACAGTGA
- a CDS encoding ATP-binding protein, with translation MIDRAIFERLRRGKKSVLLLGARQVGKSTLLHRLHPTLNINLADQEEFLRYARDPGLLRRRVAAVPRAALVVIDEVQRLPALLNSVQALLDEAPARRVLLTGSSARKLKRGGANLLPGRILLEYLDPLSFWELGDAFDLDRALRVGTLPGIDLEHEQGDAVFGTYATVYLREEIQAEALTKDVGTYARFLDLAAEASGQWINYSKLASDGEIPKETVRRFFSILEDTLIVHRIPSFQPKWSLRRVSQRDRFIFFDLGVRNAILGVHRHTVTPVERGARFEQWFILQCLSYARAHRREWRASAYRTEAGVEVDLVLDTGRALLAIECKSGSKTSARDLGGLRSFADIAHKPVQRYLVYGGTHRERFPDGTLAVPYGTFLREILPAVRS, from the coding sequence ATGATAGATCGTGCAATCTTTGAGCGGTTGCGGCGTGGCAAGAAAAGTGTCCTGTTGCTCGGCGCCAGGCAGGTCGGCAAGTCGACGCTGCTCCATCGCCTGCACCCGACATTGAATATCAACCTCGCGGATCAGGAAGAATTCCTGCGTTATGCGCGGGATCCGGGCCTTCTGCGCCGCCGGGTGGCGGCCGTGCCGCGCGCCGCATTGGTGGTCATCGATGAGGTGCAGCGACTCCCCGCGCTGCTAAATTCGGTGCAAGCGCTGCTGGATGAAGCGCCCGCGCGTCGCGTTCTGCTGACGGGATCGAGTGCACGCAAATTAAAACGGGGTGGGGCCAATCTGTTGCCTGGCCGCATCCTCTTGGAATATTTGGACCCACTCTCTTTCTGGGAGCTGGGAGACGCCTTCGACCTGGACCGCGCGCTCCGGGTCGGGACGCTGCCGGGGATTGATCTCGAGCATGAACAGGGAGACGCTGTTTTTGGCACGTATGCCACGGTGTATCTGCGCGAAGAGATCCAGGCCGAGGCCCTGACCAAAGACGTGGGAACGTACGCCCGGTTTCTGGATCTCGCCGCCGAAGCCAGTGGGCAGTGGATCAACTATTCGAAGCTCGCCAGTGACGGGGAAATCCCCAAAGAGACGGTTCGCCGTTTTTTCTCCATTCTCGAGGATACGCTCATCGTGCATCGGATCCCCTCTTTTCAGCCGAAATGGTCGTTACGGCGCGTGTCGCAGCGCGACCGTTTCATTTTTTTTGATCTCGGCGTGCGCAATGCTATTCTTGGTGTCCACCGCCACACGGTCACCCCGGTCGAACGGGGGGCGCGGTTCGAGCAGTGGTTCATTCTGCAATGTCTGAGTTACGCGCGGGCACACCGCCGGGAGTGGCGGGCCAGTGCGTATCGCACGGAAGCGGGCGTGGAGGTGGATTTGGTGCTGGATACCGGGAGGGCGCTCCTGGCGATCGAGTGTAAATCCGGATCCAAGACTTCGGCGCGCGACCTCGGCGGATTACGCTCGTTTGCCGACATCGCGCATAAGCCGGTCCAGCGGTATCTCGTCTACGGTGGTACGCATCGCGAGCGATTCCCCGATGGCACGTTGGCCGTGCCCTACGGCACCTTCTTGCGGGAGATCTTACCTGCGGTGCGATCCTGA
- the asnS gene encoding asparagine--tRNA ligase, translating into MNATIFASQLPAHLGQTVTLRGWAYNKRSSGKILFLQLRDGSGFTQVVYNAETLPAETWQAIDTLPLESSLTCTGTVSKHPRREEYELQGTAAHVVHRAAEYPIGKKEHGPDFLLDQRHLWLRSRKQWAIQRIRDTVIQATFDHLHAQGFIKIDTPIFTPTACEGTTTLFEVPYFDLGKAYLAQSGQLYLEAAIFAHGRAFDFGPVFRAEKSKTRRHLTEFWMMDAEAAFVEHDENLAIQEQLVSAIVQAVLIKHPTELALLERNTDALARVTPPFYRITHAAAIDKLRTLGSDIQPNDDLGGDDETLLSNQFDKPIFVEKYPAHVKAFYMKRDPQDPTRALCADLLAPEGFGEIIGGSQREDDFDTLRTRIVEHGLSIEPFQWYLDLRRYGSVPHSGFGYGLERIVGWLCGTPHVRETIPFPRMLHRLTP; encoded by the coding sequence ATGAACGCCACCATCTTCGCCTCCCAACTCCCCGCCCATCTCGGACAAACCGTCACCCTCCGTGGCTGGGCCTACAACAAACGCTCTTCCGGAAAAATCCTCTTCCTCCAACTACGCGACGGCTCCGGCTTTACCCAAGTCGTGTACAACGCCGAGACCTTGCCCGCCGAGACCTGGCAGGCCATCGACACCTTGCCGCTCGAATCCTCCCTGACCTGCACCGGCACCGTCTCCAAACATCCGCGCCGTGAGGAGTATGAACTGCAAGGCACCGCCGCCCACGTCGTGCATCGCGCCGCCGAATATCCGATCGGCAAAAAAGAACACGGCCCTGATTTTCTGCTCGACCAACGCCATCTCTGGCTCCGCTCCCGCAAACAATGGGCGATCCAGCGCATCCGCGACACCGTCATCCAAGCCACGTTCGACCACCTCCACGCCCAAGGGTTCATCAAGATCGACACCCCGATCTTCACCCCCACGGCCTGCGAAGGGACCACGACGCTCTTTGAAGTGCCCTACTTCGACCTCGGCAAGGCCTATCTGGCTCAGTCGGGCCAGCTCTATCTCGAAGCCGCGATCTTTGCACACGGGCGAGCCTTCGACTTCGGCCCGGTCTTCCGCGCGGAGAAGAGCAAGACGCGGCGCCACCTCACTGAGTTTTGGATGATGGACGCCGAAGCGGCCTTCGTGGAGCACGACGAAAATTTGGCCATTCAAGAACAACTGGTCAGCGCCATCGTCCAAGCCGTCTTAATCAAACATCCAACCGAGTTGGCGTTGCTCGAGCGCAATACGGATGCATTGGCGCGGGTCACACCACCGTTTTATCGGATCACACACGCCGCCGCGATCGACAAACTCCGCACGCTCGGCTCCGACATCCAACCGAACGACGACCTCGGCGGCGACGACGAAACGTTGCTTTCGAATCAATTCGACAAACCGATCTTCGTGGAAAAATATCCCGCCCATGTCAAAGCGTTTTATATGAAGCGCGATCCGCAAGACCCAACCCGCGCGCTGTGCGCCGATCTGCTGGCTCCGGAAGGTTTCGGCGAAATCATCGGCGGCTCGCAACGCGAAGACGACTTCGACACGCTCCGCACCCGCATCGTGGAACACGGACTCTCGATCGAGCCGTTCCAATGGTATCTCGACTTGCGCCGCTACGGGAGCGTCCCGCACAGCGGCTTCGGTTACGGCCTGGAGCGGATTGTCGGCTGGCTCTGCGGCACCCCCCACGTCCGCGAAACCATCCCCTTCCCCCGCATGCTGCACCGCCTGACGCCGTAA
- a CDS encoding type II toxin-antitoxin system VapC family toxin, with the protein MAKVLLDTSVYIPWLRNGTAPLPLLQSPNAILYLSAVVLQELLAGAVDRRTTQLLDALHETFAEHERVVVPNEQEWIRCGKVLAAIGMQHGFETIRKVRLVNDVLIALSAARLGSELWTANHRDFRLIAEHVPCRILEV; encoded by the coding sequence GTGGCTAAAGTCCTGTTGGATACATCGGTCTATATCCCGTGGCTGCGGAATGGCACCGCGCCTCTCCCATTGCTCCAATCCCCAAACGCCATCTTGTACTTGAGTGCAGTTGTGCTTCAAGAACTCCTCGCAGGCGCCGTTGACCGGCGGACGACGCAACTGCTCGATGCGCTGCATGAAACGTTTGCAGAGCACGAGCGTGTCGTGGTGCCCAACGAACAGGAATGGATCCGCTGTGGCAAGGTATTGGCCGCGATTGGGATGCAGCACGGTTTCGAAACGATCCGCAAGGTGCGGCTTGTGAACGATGTACTCATTGCCCTGAGCGCGGCCCGTCTTGGATCCGAATTATGGACTGCGAACCATCGCGATTTCCGTCTCATTGCCGAGCATGTGCCGTGTCGGATCCTCGAAGTGTGA
- a CDS encoding NAD-dependent epimerase/dehydratase family protein — protein sequence MTGATGFLGSALVRRLCADGQPVRILRRAAAPMDALCGAPVEEVIGDLTDAAAVDRAVAGCATVFHSAALIQYWDDRNAEQNATNIEGTRHVVAACVRHGVRRLVHVSSVAAVGYAPDGVPVDETCPYNAGPLRNNYAESKRAAEEIVRAAVANGLDAVMVNPGTIYGPGDRRRAAYVRGLVSWVSAPGGMSVVDVDDVVEGMLRAWQRGRSGERYILTAENLPYRAVGRIFAQCLGRRGPFVTLPGWLIRLGAGAIAVVARVFGRRPTLTPVMARAATAYFYYSNTKACRELGMVFRPFPETAQRTVAWLQQMGLCRIIC from the coding sequence GTGACGGGTGCTACCGGATTTCTGGGCTCGGCCTTAGTACGGCGACTGTGCGCCGACGGGCAGCCCGTCCGTATCTTGCGGCGTGCCGCGGCGCCAATGGACGCGCTGTGCGGTGCACCGGTTGAAGAAGTGATCGGCGATTTGACCGATGCGGCAGCGGTTGATCGTGCGGTGGCGGGGTGTGCAACCGTTTTCCATTCCGCTGCGCTCATTCAATATTGGGATGACCGCAACGCGGAGCAAAATGCCACTAACATCGAGGGGACACGACATGTCGTCGCGGCCTGTGTGCGGCACGGGGTGCGGCGATTAGTGCATGTCAGCTCCGTGGCGGCGGTCGGCTATGCCCCCGATGGCGTTCCGGTCGATGAGACGTGTCCGTACAATGCGGGACCGTTGCGCAACAATTACGCCGAATCGAAGCGGGCGGCGGAAGAGATCGTGCGTGCCGCTGTGGCCAATGGCCTCGATGCGGTGATGGTCAATCCGGGCACGATTTATGGCCCGGGGGATCGGCGGCGTGCGGCGTATGTGCGTGGGCTGGTCAGTTGGGTCAGTGCGCCGGGCGGGATGTCGGTCGTCGATGTGGATGACGTGGTCGAAGGCATGCTGCGGGCTTGGCAACGGGGGCGGTCCGGCGAGCGTTACATTCTAACGGCGGAAAATCTCCCGTATCGTGCGGTCGGCCGGATTTTCGCGCAATGCCTCGGACGGCGCGGTCCGTTCGTCACGTTGCCTGGGTGGCTGATTCGCCTCGGGGCTGGAGCGATCGCCGTCGTGGCGCGTGTGTTCGGCCGTCGCCCGACGCTGACGCCCGTGATGGCGCGCGCGGCGACGGCGTATTTTTATTATTCCAACACCAAGGCCTGCCGCGAGCTGGGGATGGTCTTTCGCCCGTTTCCCGAGACCGCGCAGCGAACCGTCGCGTGGTTGCAGCAAATGGGACTGTGCCGAATCATATGTTGA
- the rocD gene encoding ornithine--oxo-acid transaminase, which produces MPTTTPQYLQEVEQYSAHNYHPLPVVLAKGEGCWVWDVEGKKYCDMLSAYSALNQGHRHPKIIAALVEQAEKLTLTSRAFHNDQMGPFLRELCETTGFENALLMNSGAEAVETALKAARRWGYRVKGVPADRAEIICCQNNFHGRTISVISFSTEAAYREGFGPFTPGFTIVPYGDAEAIARAITPHTVAVLVEPIQGEGGVIIPPAGYLQALRALCTQHQVLFMADEIQTGLGRTGRLFACEHDGVRPDLVIIGKALSGGCYPVSAVVASRAIMDAAFEPGNHGSTFGGNPLACAIGRAALGVIRDERLSERAAELGTYFLGELKKIQAACVETVRGRGLLIGVEIKKSYGKARPYCERLFADGILAKETHDQVIRFAPPLVIDRETIDWALPKIAKILQ; this is translated from the coding sequence ATGCCGACGACTACCCCACAGTATCTACAAGAAGTCGAACAGTATAGCGCCCATAACTATCATCCATTGCCGGTCGTGTTGGCGAAGGGCGAGGGATGTTGGGTCTGGGATGTGGAAGGAAAAAAGTATTGTGACATGTTGTCCGCCTATTCCGCGCTGAATCAGGGACATCGGCATCCGAAGATTATCGCGGCGCTCGTGGAACAAGCGGAAAAGCTCACGCTCACGTCACGCGCCTTTCACAATGATCAAATGGGACCGTTCCTGCGGGAATTGTGCGAGACCACCGGCTTTGAAAATGCGCTGCTGATGAACAGCGGCGCGGAGGCCGTGGAGACGGCGTTAAAAGCGGCGCGGCGTTGGGGATATCGAGTCAAAGGGGTCCCGGCTGATCGGGCCGAGATCATCTGTTGCCAGAACAATTTCCACGGACGGACGATCAGTGTGATCAGTTTTTCCACGGAAGCGGCCTATCGCGAAGGCTTCGGCCCGTTTACGCCTGGATTTACGATCGTTCCCTACGGCGACGCGGAAGCGATTGCGCGGGCGATCACGCCCCATACCGTCGCGGTGTTGGTGGAGCCGATCCAAGGTGAAGGTGGCGTGATCATTCCGCCGGCGGGATATCTGCAAGCCCTCCGCGCGTTGTGTACGCAGCATCAAGTGCTCTTCATGGCCGACGAAATTCAGACCGGACTCGGTCGCACCGGACGGCTCTTCGCGTGCGAACACGACGGAGTGCGGCCCGACCTCGTGATTATCGGCAAGGCGTTGAGTGGCGGATGTTACCCCGTGTCAGCCGTCGTGGCGAGTCGCGCGATCATGGACGCGGCCTTTGAACCGGGGAACCACGGTTCGACGTTTGGCGGCAATCCATTGGCGTGCGCGATCGGGCGGGCCGCGTTGGGTGTGATTCGGGACGAACGCTTATCGGAACGCGCGGCGGAACTGGGGACGTATTTCCTCGGTGAGTTGAAGAAAATTCAGGCGGCCTGCGTGGAAACGGTGCGCGGGCGCGGATTGCTGATCGGCGTGGAAATTAAAAAGAGTTACGGCAAGGCGCGTCCGTATTGCGAACGACTCTTTGCGGATGGGATTCTGGCGAAAGAAACCCACGACCAAGTGATCCGTTTCGCGCCGCCGCTGGTGATCGACCGCGAGACGATCGATTGGGCGTTGCCGAAGATCGCCAAAATTCTGCAGTGA